The following proteins are encoded in a genomic region of Maniola jurtina chromosome 17, ilManJurt1.1, whole genome shotgun sequence:
- the LOC123873942 gene encoding U3 small nucleolar RNA-associated protein 14 homolog A, which produces MEDNDDLDFVASEHDRLVSAITKLDKTQHITEPTRNESTNQNSEFNLIKRSSKLQLDNVVKVLEDTARNVQIGKKLKKSQEATVLPKPLEKPQAERIKRATGYEQTKVKIGRWDPVVARNRTVDVVSFPIKRFPGKVQQTSDFLSKLELKSPLEKELEEIDPPPESTEVEDEEQIYPMSYEEMLEHRQNAAKFRAQQSYKAAKAKRQSKIKSKKYHRILKKERLKQQLKEFEELQSKNPEEALKKLEELEKARALERHTLRHKNTGKWAKSKLVRAKYDKEVRQQLAEQLSVSRSLTFKTQDTQSTDDEADETENIPDLNLAQDPKNPWMMKSSDKSNVDAEFDFGYKKYLKDKMYKRKEMDSDSDQEILEETKNKKADSSLAILKDSVKKLYDMNVPTDKLNEEAKSDENLDKKIVAITSAAEKSKYKTRSTKKVSIKTISTSDWVVEEYVASKSINDRKVSEDISTVFDKFENNLVGKVEKKLKKLRKQISNIDKQSKETHDKEQNEINDEQDNLDYFKFKNQNPKPQIDEALLETHKDVASIKENEQSLLNNILSTIEAPTQENVNVDIDPNRFIEAKPKYLNTAMSKGENGLDDLDDEEEQVVPKVDIEEVFEEDDVVDSFRQEKEDEINNDTPKDIDLTLPGWGSWGGKGVKAPKRKRNRFIGKPAPKMPRRDKNKGDIIINEFQNPKLAAHKVSDLPFPFTSIKDYEASIRTPLGNTFIPETAHKKLIQPSVITKVGTVIEPMDEDELLVKKNRNFKNTSVLKLLAKQ; this is translated from the exons ATGGAAGATAATGACGACCTTGATTTTGTTGCATCTGAACATGACCGTCTCGTAAGCGCAATAACCAAACTTGATAAAACTCAACATATCACGGAGCCTACCAGAAACGAATCTACTAACCAGAACTCCGAATTCAATTTAATCAAACGGTCTAGTAAGTTACAGCTTGACAATGTTGTCAAAGTTTTGGAAGACACCGCCCGCAATGTGCAAATTGGCAAGAAACTAAAGAAAAGCCAAGAAGCTACAGTCTTACCGAAGCCGCTGGAAAAACCTCAAGCCGAACGTATAAAGAGGGCTACAGGTTATGAACAAACTAAAGTGAAAATTGGTAGGTGGGACCCTGTTGTTGCTAGAAATAGGACTGTAGATGTTGTTTCCTTTCCTATAAAACGATTTCCGGGCAAAGTGCAGCAGACGAGCGATTTTCTCTCGAAACTTGAGCTCAAGTCTCCCTTGGAAAAGGAGTTAGAAGAGATTGATCCTCCTCCAGAATCAACAGAAGTAGAAGACGAAGAACAAATATATCCAATGAGCTATGAAGAAATGCTGGAGCATAGACAGAATGCAGCGAAGTTTAGGGCTCAGCAGTCATATAAGGCTGCTAAAGCAAAGAgacaaagtaaaattaaaagtaaaaaatatcacCG TATCCTCAAAAAAGAAAGACTTAAACAACAGTTAAAGGAATTTGAAGAATTACAGAGTAAAAATCCAGAGGAAGCTCTCAAGAAATTGGAAGAGCTTGAAAAAGCCAGGGCGTTGGAGAGACACACTCTTAGACATAAGAACACAGGGAAATGGGCTAAGAGCAAATTAGTTCGGGCTAAATATGACAAAGAG GTAAGACAACAACTAGCTGAACAATTATCTGTGAGTAGAAGTTTAACATTCAAAACGCAAGATACACAGAGTACTGATGATGAAGCAGATGAAACGGAGAATATTCCAGATTTAAATCTAGCACAAGACCCAAAGAACCCTTGGATGATGAAGAGTTCTGATAAAAGTAATGTTGATGCAGAATTTGACTTTGGTTACAAAAAGTATCTAAAAGATAAAATGTATAAGCGAAAAGAGATGGATTCAGATTCTGATCAAGAAATTTTAGAAGAAACTAAGAATAAAAAGGCAGACTCATCGCTGGCAATTCTTAAAGAtagtgtaaaaaaattatatgataTGAATGTTCCAACAGATAAATTAAATGAAGAAGCAAAATCAGACGAAAATCtagataaaaaaattgttgcaaTTACTAGTGCAGCTGAAAAAAGTAAATACAAAACAAGATCAACTAAAAAGGTTTCTATTAAGACAATATCAACTTCTGATTGGGTTGTTGAAGAATATGTAGCATCTAAATCGATCAATGATAGGAAAGTGTCAGAAGACATTTCAACTGTATTTGATAAATTTGAAAACAATCTTGTGGGAAAGGTagagaaaaagttaaaaaagctAAGAAAACAGATTAGCAATATAGATAAACAATCTAAAGAAACACATGATAAAGAGCAGAATGAAATTAATGATGAACAAGATAACCTTGACTACTTTAAGTTCAAGAACCAAAATCCAAAACCCCAAATTGATGAAGCATTGTTAGAAACACATAAAGATGTTGCAAGTATAAAGGAAAACGAACAATCTTTGTTGAATAATATACTGTCAACAATAGAAGCACCTACACAAGAAAATGTAAATGTGGATATTGATCCTAATAGATTTATCGAAGCTAAGCCCAAGTATTTAAACACAGCTATGTCAAAGGGAGAAAATGGTCTTGATGATTTAGATGATGAGGAAGAACAAGTTGTTCCAAAGGTTGACATTGAGGAAGTTTTTGAAGAAGATGATGTTGTTGATAGCTTTAGACAAGAGAAAGAggatgaaataaataatgatacaCCAAAAGATATTGATCTGACTCTGCCAGGATGGGGTAGCTGGGGTGGCAAAGGCGTAAAAGCACCCAAGCGCAAGAGGAACAGGTTCATTGGTAAACCAGCCCCTAAGATGCCTAGACGTGATAAAAATAAaggtgatattataattaatgaatTCCAAAATCCTAAACTTGCTGCACATAAAGTATCAGACTTGCCTTTTCCTTTCACTAGCATAAAGGACTATGAAGCTTCTATAAGAACACCTCTAGGTAATACTTTTATACCAGAAACTGCTCATAAGAAACTTATTCAACCTAGTGTTATAACTAAAGTAGGTACAGTGATTGAACCAATGGATGAAGATGAATTACTTGTTAAAAAGAATCGCAATTTTAAGAATACTTCTGTTTTGAAATTATTGGCTAagcaataa
- the LOC123873947 gene encoding uncharacterized protein LOC123873947 isoform X2: MDQKLWLLVEWVDEQNVFSNYGVVKSNTLINYEPDLHTGKLVFIRDKHNNVARKGQIIRVSDNKNYVKELKLMLERQDNQVKNVLSLCMNTIKEMKTGSMFFNPNQTQSISCPSGVNALHHQAPEPSTSDSDTDQEVNPELNMTKATLRYSNFQPKRSESVTSGQLGRLHENTLFNNRRSLVSSTPLPERVIPPANILGKLLLDQGTQTDPINETSMDKLEQLESVLHRLYTQFITLVSDLHINEDELQTLEGMSVRSDHNTDDVREESATERQTTPSVELDSDSKRNVKGLQVRRASAQTTNTGLPVAENVDDMVSLGSGNVTVPARLMSGIDWSSYTSATRHLLQAVFPRKILATHSLSGKQSPAFKNKPPKKLLEPQSCITTKCTDEAKMYRNRQHFKKMRDEQNRENLSPPSPASSNESSNPRD; the protein is encoded by the exons ATGGATCAAAAGTTGTGGCTCCTAGTCGAGTGGGTAGACGAACAGAATGTATTTTCAAACTATGGTGTGGTAAAAAGTAATACTCTAATTAACTACGAACCCGATCTGCACACGGGAAAGTTGGTGTTTATTCGCGACAAACATAATAATGTAGCACGGAAAGGACAAATTATTAGGGTTTCTG ATAACAAAAATTACGTGAAAGAGCTAAAGCTGATGCTGGAGAGGCAAGACAATCAGGTGAAAAACGTCCTATCACTATGTATGAACACAATCAAGGAAATGAAAACGGGGTCTATG ttttttaATCCGAACCAAACCCAATCGATATCTTGTCCGAGTGGAGTTAATGCTCTGCATCATCAAGCACCCGAACCTAGCACTAGTGACAGCGACACGGACCAAGAG GTCAATCCCGAGCTAAATATGACAAAAGCCACACTGAGATACAGTAATTTCCAACCTAAACGCTCTGAATCCGTTACTAGTGGACAACTCGGCAGATTACACGAAAATACACTATTTAACAATCGGAGATCCTTAGTAAGCAGCACTCCTTTACCTGAAAGGGTAATACCTCCTGCCAACATACTTGGAAAACTTCTATTAGATCAAGGAACTCAGACCGATCCAATAAATGAAACATCTATGGATAAACTTGAACAACTAGAATCAGTACTGCATCGTCTTTATACGCAATTCATAACTCTAGTTTCTGATTTGCATATCAATGAGGATGAACTGCAAACTCTAGAGGGAATGTCCGTAAGGTCGGATCATAATACTGATGATGTAAGAGAAGAGTCTGCTACGGAGCGTCAGACTACACCGAGCGTAGAACTCGATTCGGATAGCAAGAGGAATGTTAAAGGTCTACAAGTTAGAAGAGCGTCAGCACAAACAACTAATACTGGACTGCCTGTTGCTGAAAATGTGGATGATATG GTATCCCTCGGGAGCGGCAATGTTACTGTGCCGGCTAGATTAATGTCGGGAATTGATTGGTCCTCTTACACTTCCGCAACCAGACATTTGCTGCAAGCTGTTTTTCCAAggaa GATCTTAGCCACTCATTCGCTAAGTGGAAAACAGTCTCCGGCTTTCAAAAACAAACCGCCAAAAAAACTCCTAGAACCGCA GAGCTGCATAACAACAAAATGTACTGATGAAGCGAAGATGTACCGCAATCGGCAACATTTCAAAAAGATGCGTGATGAACAGAATCGAGAAAACTTATCGCCACCGTCGCCCGCCTCTTCAAACGAGTCTTCTAACCCTAGAGATTAG
- the LOC123873947 gene encoding uncharacterized protein LOC123873947 isoform X3, giving the protein MLERQDNQVKNVLSLCMNTIKEMKTGSMFFNPNQTQSISCPSGVNALHHQAPEPSTSDSDTDQEVNPELNMTKATLRYSNFQPKRSESVTSGQLGRLHENTLFNNRRSLVSSTPLPERVIPPANILGKLLLDQGTQTDPINETSMDKLEQLESVLHRLYTQFITLVSDLHINEDELQTLEGMSVRSDHNTDDVREESATERQTTPSVELDSDSKRNVKGLQVRRASAQTTNTGLPVAENVDDMVSLGSGNVTVPARLMSGIDWSSYTSATRHLLQAVFPRKILATHSLSGKQSPAFKNKPPKKLLEPQIVDDIVSTVSQRCGVPKRIVRSCITTKCTDEAKMYRNRQHFKKMRDEQNRENLSPPSPASSNESSNPRD; this is encoded by the exons ATGCTGGAGAGGCAAGACAATCAGGTGAAAAACGTCCTATCACTATGTATGAACACAATCAAGGAAATGAAAACGGGGTCTATG ttttttaATCCGAACCAAACCCAATCGATATCTTGTCCGAGTGGAGTTAATGCTCTGCATCATCAAGCACCCGAACCTAGCACTAGTGACAGCGACACGGACCAAGAG GTCAATCCCGAGCTAAATATGACAAAAGCCACACTGAGATACAGTAATTTCCAACCTAAACGCTCTGAATCCGTTACTAGTGGACAACTCGGCAGATTACACGAAAATACACTATTTAACAATCGGAGATCCTTAGTAAGCAGCACTCCTTTACCTGAAAGGGTAATACCTCCTGCCAACATACTTGGAAAACTTCTATTAGATCAAGGAACTCAGACCGATCCAATAAATGAAACATCTATGGATAAACTTGAACAACTAGAATCAGTACTGCATCGTCTTTATACGCAATTCATAACTCTAGTTTCTGATTTGCATATCAATGAGGATGAACTGCAAACTCTAGAGGGAATGTCCGTAAGGTCGGATCATAATACTGATGATGTAAGAGAAGAGTCTGCTACGGAGCGTCAGACTACACCGAGCGTAGAACTCGATTCGGATAGCAAGAGGAATGTTAAAGGTCTACAAGTTAGAAGAGCGTCAGCACAAACAACTAATACTGGACTGCCTGTTGCTGAAAATGTGGATGATATG GTATCCCTCGGGAGCGGCAATGTTACTGTGCCGGCTAGATTAATGTCGGGAATTGATTGGTCCTCTTACACTTCCGCAACCAGACATTTGCTGCAAGCTGTTTTTCCAAggaa GATCTTAGCCACTCATTCGCTAAGTGGAAAACAGTCTCCGGCTTTCAAAAACAAACCGCCAAAAAAACTCCTAGAACCGCAAATAGTAGATGACATTGTTAGTACCGTCTCTCAACGATGTGGTGTCCCAAAAAGAATTGTAAG GAGCTGCATAACAACAAAATGTACTGATGAAGCGAAGATGTACCGCAATCGGCAACATTTCAAAAAGATGCGTGATGAACAGAATCGAGAAAACTTATCGCCACCGTCGCCCGCCTCTTCAAACGAGTCTTCTAACCCTAGAGATTAG
- the LOC123873939 gene encoding probable ATP-dependent RNA helicase DDX46, whose amino-acid sequence MVRSGRDRDRDRERRRSHSRSATPDRKRRRSRSRSRDRSSKVTKRKRSRSRERESKRDRSRDRDRDRKSDKRDDKRNGSSSKSRKKSPERDRDRDKERDRSKSKEKTIKSEDYNPGSGLDKEEEQSRLEAEMQKRRDRIERWRAERKRKEIESAKKEVQKGSIVTNIQLPTSKKWSLEDDSGDEGEDGEGKDKEKAEEKKEEEDEIDPLDAYMQEVQQEVRKVNELDQARGIISVPSTGGGTGVVILTGTAKKKVTEQKNKGELIEQNQDGLEYSSEEETEDIKDAAANLASKQRKELAKVDHSSLEYMPFRKAFYTEVSELARMTPEEVEAYRIELEGIRVKGKGCPKPIKSWAHCGVSKKELDVLKKLGFEKPTPIQAQAIPAIMSGRDLIGIAKTGSGKTLAFILPMFRHVLDQQPLEDTDGPISLIMTPTRELCMQIGKDIRKFAKSLGLRVVCVYGGTGISEQIAELKRGAEMIVCTPGRMIDMLAANSGRVTNLRRVTYIVLDEADRMFDMGFEPQVMKIIDNVRPDRQTVMFSATFPRQMEALARRILQKPIEVQVGGRSVVCKEVEQHVAVLEDDAKFFKLLELLGLYSQMGSIIVFVDKQENADSLLKDLMKASYSCMSLHGGIDQFDRDSTIVDFKSGKVKLLVATSVAARGLDVKQLVLVVNYDCPNHYEDYVHRCGRTGRAGNKGYAWTFLTPEQGRYAGDVLRAFELAGTNPPPELKQLWETYKEAQEKEGKKVHTGGGFSGKGFKFDESEAQAATERKKYQKAALGLQDSDDEDVEGDLDQQIEVMLAAKKIVKEIKPGVGNAAPPSAAGAASTDGKLELAKRLASRINLAKGLGVEQKGATQQAAEAILKGAPSAHTLITAKTVAEQLAAKLNTRLNYQPRDESSSEPAEEVFRKYETELEINDFPQQARWRVTSKEALALISEYSEAGITVRGTYVPPGKAPPEGERKLYLAIESSQELAVAKAKSEITRLIKEELLKLQTSAHHMINKARYKVL is encoded by the exons ATGGTTAGGAGTGG GAGAGACCGGGACAGAGATCGCGAACGCAGACGCTCGCATAGCCGCTCAGCGACTCCAGATCGTAAACGCAGGCGTTCCCGTTCCAGAAGTAGAGATCGCAGTTCCAAAGTGACGAAAAGGAAGCGTAGTCGCAGCAGAGAGAGGGAATCTAAACGTGATCGCAGCAGGGATCGTGACAGGGACCGTAAAAG TGACAAGCGAGATGACAAGAGGAATGGATCAAGTAGCAAATCTCGGAAAAAGTCCCCAGAAAGAGACAGGGACAGAGATAAAGAGAGAGACAGGTCCAAATCAAAGGAAAAAACTATCAAGTCTGAAGATTATAATCCAGGATCTGGTCTTGACAAG GAAGAGGAGCAAAGCAGGTTAGAAGCGGAAATGCAAAAAAGGCGAGATCGCATAGAGCGTTGGAGAGCAGAGCGCAAACGCAAAGAAATTGAGTCAGCTAAGAAAGAGGTGCAAAAAGGAAGTATTGTGACTAATATCCAATTgccgacttcaaaaaaatgGTCTTTAGAGGATGATTCTGGGGATGAAG GGGAAGATGGTGAAGGCAAGGACAAGGAGAAGGCTGAAGAGAAGAAAGAGGAAGAAGATGAAATAGATCCATTAGACGCCTACATGCAAGAAGTACAACAA GAAGTCAGGAAGGTAAATGAACTGGACCAAGCACGAGGTATCATCAGCGTACCATCAACTGGCGGAGGCACTGGTGTTGTGATTCTCACTGGAACTGCTAAGAAGAAAGTAACAGAACAGAAAAATAAAG GTGAATTAATAGAACAAAATCAGGATGGTCTAGAATATTCATCTGAGGAAGAAACAGAAGATATCAAAGACGCAGCAGCCAACCTTGCCTCCAAACAGAGGAAGGAGCTAGCTAAAGTGGATCACTCCAGTTTGGAATATATGCCTTTTAGGAAAGCATTCTATACAGAA GTAAGTGAGCTAGCTCGCATGACGCCGGAAGAAGTAGAAGCGTATAGGATTGAGTTGGAAGGCATCCGCGTGAAGGGCAAGGGCTGTCCCAAGCCCATCAAGTCCTGGGCCCACTGTGGAGTCAGCAAGAAGGAGCTTGACGTGCTCAAGAAGCTTGGCTTCGAGAAGCCCACGCCCATACAGGCGCAAGCCATCCCTGCTATTATGTCGGGAAg AGATCTAATTGGGATAGCCAAAACAGGTTCGGGCAAAACTCTAGCATTTATTCTGCCAATGTTTCGACACGTCCTCGACCAACAGCCGCTAGAAGACACGGACGGGCCGATATCTCTTATAATGACGCCTACCAGAGAACTGTGCATGCAGATAGGAAAAGATATTCGGAAGTTTGCCAAATCCTTGGGGCTACGAGTCGTTTGTGTGTATGGAGGCACTGGCATATCTGAACAG ATCGCGGAACTGAAGCGCGGTGCGGAGATGATAGTGTGCACGCCGGGACGCATGATTGATATGTTGGCCGCCAACTCCGGCCGCGTCACCAACCTGCGCCGAGTCACCTACATCGTCCTTGATGAGGCAGACCGCATGTTCGATATGGGCTTTGAACCGCAG GTGATGAAGATAATCGACAACGTGCGGCCCGACCGGCAGACGGTGATGTTCAGTGCAACCTTCCCGCGCCAGATGGAAGCTCTCGCCAGGCGCATCCTGCAGAAACCCATCGAAGTTCAG GTGGGTGGTCGCAGCGTAGTGTGCAAGGAAGTGGAGCAACACGTGGCGGTATTGGAGGACGACGCGAAGTTCTTCAAGCTGCTAGAACTGTTGGGATTGTACAGTCAGATGGGCAGCATCATAGTGTTCGTGGACAAGCAGGAGAACGCCGACAGCCTCCTCAAGGACTTGATGAAGGCCTCGTATTCTTGCATGAGTTTGCATGGAG GTATTGATCAATTCGACAGGGACTCGACGATCGTGGACTTCAAGTCTGGCAAGGTGAAGCTGCTGGTCGCTACAAGCGTCGCTGCGCGCGGCCTGGACGTCAAGCAACTCGTGCTGGTGGTCAACTACGACTGCCCCAACCACTACGAGGACTATGTGCACAG ATGCGGTCGAACAGGACGCGCCGGTAACAAGGGTTACGCGTGGACTTTCCTCACTCCGGAGCAAGGGCGTTACGCGGGAGACGTTCTGCGCGCCTTCGAGCTCGCGGGCACCAACCCGCCGCCTGAGCTCAAGCAGCTGTGGGAGACTTACAAGGAAGCACAAGAAAAAGAGGGGAAGAAAGTACATACGGGAGGTGGATTTAGCGGGAAAG GGTTCAAGTTCGACGAGTCGGAGGCGCAAGCGGCCACGGAGCGCAAGAAGTACCAGAAGGCGGCGCTCGGCCTGCAGGACTCGGACGACGAGGACGTGGAGGGTGACCTCgaccagcagatcgaggtcatgCTCGCGGCTAAGAAGATCGTCAAAGAAATCAAG CCTGGAGTAGGCAACGCTGCGCCGCCATCGGCTGCGGGTGCGGCCTCAACTGACGGCAAATTGGAGTTGGCGAAACGATTGGCGTCTCGCATAAACCTTGCCAAAGGCTTGGGCGTGGAGCAGAAGGGCGCCACGCAACAAGCTGCCGAAGCTATCCTCAAGGGTGCACCTTCTGCGCATACGCTTATTACG GCCAAAACAGTCGCTGAACAGTTAGCTGCAAAATTGAACACACGCCTCAACTATCAGCCTCGCGATGAGAGCTCTTCAGAACCAGCGGAAGAAGTGTTCAGGAAGTATGAAACAGAACTGGAGATCAACGACTTCCCTCAACAAGCGCGTTGGCGAGTTACTAGCAAG GAGGCGTTAGCGTTAATCAGCGAGTACTCCGAGGCGGGTATCACAGTCCGTGGCACCTATGTACCGCCCGGCAAAGCTCCTCCAGAAGGCGAAAGAAAACTATACTTAGCCATTGAGAGTTCCCAGGAGTTAGCAGTCGCCAAAGCCAAGTCTGAGATCACGCGCCTCATCAAAGAAGAGCTGCTCAAACTACAGACCTCAGCCCATCATATGATCAACAAAGCTAGATATAAGGTCCTTTAA
- the LOC123873952 gene encoding U6 snRNA-associated Sm-like protein LSm3, translating to MADDGDTVAVMTVKEPLDLIRLSLDERIYVKMRNERELRGKLHAYDQHLNMVLGDAEETITTVEIDEETYEEVYRTTKRNIPMLFVRGDGVILVSPPVRVGM from the exons ATGGCAGATGACGGCGATACA GTAGCGGTAATGACTGTGAAGGAACCTTTGGATTTAATAAGACTTAGCCTAGATGAAAGAATTTATGTTAAAATGCGAAATGAACGCGAGTTACGCGGGAAATTACAT GCATATGATCAACATTTGAACATGGTATTGGGTGATGCAGAGGAAACAATAACAACTGTTGAAATTGATGAAGAAACGTATGAGGAAGTTTACAGAACAACTAAAAGGAACATCCCTATGTTATTTGTGAGGGGTGATGGTGTTATACTTGTATCTCCGCCTGTGCGAGTAGGAATGTAG
- the LOC123873947 gene encoding uncharacterized protein LOC123873947 isoform X1, with amino-acid sequence MDQKLWLLVEWVDEQNVFSNYGVVKSNTLINYEPDLHTGKLVFIRDKHNNVARKGQIIRVSDNKNYVKELKLMLERQDNQVKNVLSLCMNTIKEMKTGSMFFNPNQTQSISCPSGVNALHHQAPEPSTSDSDTDQEVNPELNMTKATLRYSNFQPKRSESVTSGQLGRLHENTLFNNRRSLVSSTPLPERVIPPANILGKLLLDQGTQTDPINETSMDKLEQLESVLHRLYTQFITLVSDLHINEDELQTLEGMSVRSDHNTDDVREESATERQTTPSVELDSDSKRNVKGLQVRRASAQTTNTGLPVAENVDDMVSLGSGNVTVPARLMSGIDWSSYTSATRHLLQAVFPRKILATHSLSGKQSPAFKNKPPKKLLEPQIVDDIVSTVSQRCGVPKRIVRSCITTKCTDEAKMYRNRQHFKKMRDEQNRENLSPPSPASSNESSNPRD; translated from the exons ATGGATCAAAAGTTGTGGCTCCTAGTCGAGTGGGTAGACGAACAGAATGTATTTTCAAACTATGGTGTGGTAAAAAGTAATACTCTAATTAACTACGAACCCGATCTGCACACGGGAAAGTTGGTGTTTATTCGCGACAAACATAATAATGTAGCACGGAAAGGACAAATTATTAGGGTTTCTG ATAACAAAAATTACGTGAAAGAGCTAAAGCTGATGCTGGAGAGGCAAGACAATCAGGTGAAAAACGTCCTATCACTATGTATGAACACAATCAAGGAAATGAAAACGGGGTCTATG ttttttaATCCGAACCAAACCCAATCGATATCTTGTCCGAGTGGAGTTAATGCTCTGCATCATCAAGCACCCGAACCTAGCACTAGTGACAGCGACACGGACCAAGAG GTCAATCCCGAGCTAAATATGACAAAAGCCACACTGAGATACAGTAATTTCCAACCTAAACGCTCTGAATCCGTTACTAGTGGACAACTCGGCAGATTACACGAAAATACACTATTTAACAATCGGAGATCCTTAGTAAGCAGCACTCCTTTACCTGAAAGGGTAATACCTCCTGCCAACATACTTGGAAAACTTCTATTAGATCAAGGAACTCAGACCGATCCAATAAATGAAACATCTATGGATAAACTTGAACAACTAGAATCAGTACTGCATCGTCTTTATACGCAATTCATAACTCTAGTTTCTGATTTGCATATCAATGAGGATGAACTGCAAACTCTAGAGGGAATGTCCGTAAGGTCGGATCATAATACTGATGATGTAAGAGAAGAGTCTGCTACGGAGCGTCAGACTACACCGAGCGTAGAACTCGATTCGGATAGCAAGAGGAATGTTAAAGGTCTACAAGTTAGAAGAGCGTCAGCACAAACAACTAATACTGGACTGCCTGTTGCTGAAAATGTGGATGATATG GTATCCCTCGGGAGCGGCAATGTTACTGTGCCGGCTAGATTAATGTCGGGAATTGATTGGTCCTCTTACACTTCCGCAACCAGACATTTGCTGCAAGCTGTTTTTCCAAggaa GATCTTAGCCACTCATTCGCTAAGTGGAAAACAGTCTCCGGCTTTCAAAAACAAACCGCCAAAAAAACTCCTAGAACCGCAAATAGTAGATGACATTGTTAGTACCGTCTCTCAACGATGTGGTGTCCCAAAAAGAATTGTAAG GAGCTGCATAACAACAAAATGTACTGATGAAGCGAAGATGTACCGCAATCGGCAACATTTCAAAAAGATGCGTGATGAACAGAATCGAGAAAACTTATCGCCACCGTCGCCCGCCTCTTCAAACGAGTCTTCTAACCCTAGAGATTAG